A window of the Salmo trutta chromosome 25, fSalTru1.1, whole genome shotgun sequence genome harbors these coding sequences:
- the gjb9a gene encoding gap junction beta-4 protein, with translation MNWSALESLLSGVNKYSTVFGRVWLSMVFVFRVMVFVVAAQRVWGDENKDFVCNTRQPGCTNVCYDSIFPISHIRLWALQLIFVTCPSLMVMAHVKYREGKDSKYASQHQGSRLYANPGKKRGGLWWTYLVSLIFKAVVDAAFLYILYYIYHGYDMPRLSKCALEPCPNTVDCYISRPTEKKIFTIFMVVSSAICIFMCILEMFYLLGKRLQKVLKERQANKRLLFAECHEVTNIAPPRSLYIRVDPTIGSQQNISRQKKAEEAAATSL, from the coding sequence ATGAACTGGTCAGCACTAGAGAGCCTACTCAGCGGGGTCAACAAGTACTCCACTgtgtttggccgtgtgtggctgtccatggtgTTTGTGTTCCGTGTCATGGTGTTCGTGGTTGCCGCCCAACGTGTGTGGGGAGACGAGAACAAGGATTTTGTGTGCAACACCAGGCAGCCCGGCTGCACCAACGTCTGTTACGACAGCATCTTCCCCATCTCACACATCCGCCTGTGGGCCCTCCAGCTTATCTTCGTCACCTGTCCATCTCTCatggtcatggctcacgtcaaGTATCGCGAGGGGAAGGATTCAAAGTACGCTTCCCAGCACCAGGGCTCTCGCCTGTACGCCAACCCAGGGAAGAAACGTGGAGGCCTGTGGTGGACCTACCTGGTCAGCCTGATCTTTAAGGCTGTGGTTGACGCAGCCTTCCTTTACATTCTCTACTATATCTACCACGGCTATGACATGCCACGTCTCTCCAAGTGTGCCCTGGAGCCTTGCCCAAACACAGTGGACTGCTACATATCCAGGCCCACGGAGAAGAAGATCTTCACCATCTTCATGGTGGTCTCCTCAGCCATCTGCATCTTCATGTGCATCCTGGAGATGTTCTATCTGTTGGGCAAGCGGTTACAGAAGGTGCTCAAAGAACGGCAGGCCAACAAGAGACTTCTCTTCGCTGAGTGCCATGAGGTGACCAACATCGCTCCGCCGAGGTCATTGTATATCAGGGTAGATCCAACTATTGGGAGCCAGCAGAACATCAGCAGACAGAAGAAGGCAGAGGAGGCTGCTGCCACAAGTCTGTAG
- the ptp4a2a gene encoding protein tyrosine phosphatase type IVA 2a, which yields MNRPAPVEISHDCMKFLITHNPTNSQLVKFIEDLKAFGVQTLVRVCDATYDKTPVEQEGITVVDWPFDDGSSPPEQVVDDWLNLLKCKFREEPGCCIAVHCVAGLGRAPVLVALALIECGMEYEDAVHFIRQKRRGAFNSKQLMYLENYKPKMRLRFKDANGQNCCIQ from the exons ATGAATCGCCCCGCCCCTGTTGAGATCTCCCATGACTGTATGAAGTTTCTGATCACCCACAATCCCACCAACTCCCAGCTGGTGAAGTTTATAGAG GATCTGAAGGCTTTTGGAGTGCAGACACTGGTCAGAGTGTGTGATGCCACTTACGACAAAACCCCTGTGGAGCAGGAAGGCATCACTGTTGTG GATTGGCCCTTTGACGATGGTTCTTCACCCCCTGAACAAGTCGTTGATGACTGGCTCAACCTCCTGAAGTGTAAATTCAGAGAGGAACCCGGTTGTTGCATTGCAGTGCATTGTGTGGCGGGGTTGGGTCG AGCCCCAGTCCTGGTAGCGTTGGCGTTGATTGAGTGTGGGATGGAGTATGAAGATGCTGTTCACTTTATAAGACA AAAGAGACGTGGAGCCTTCAACTCAAAACAACTAATGTACCTCGAAAACTACAAGCCCAAGATGCGTCTCCGCTTCAAAGATGCTAATGGACAAAATTGCTGCATTCAGTAA